Proteins encoded in a region of the Podarcis muralis chromosome 2, rPodMur119.hap1.1, whole genome shotgun sequence genome:
- the LOC114592091 gene encoding kyphoscoliosis peptidase-like, which produces MAFHDGLSRTQQILLAIFCFPLLPFYLCYLCFATSEEDKGQPDSLDQVEEGTVQQSNRQRRLAARAEEGTGQEINENPRITGHAAETHNEDHLPGVTYEPKQNQITVEIHPRHSTSRSKKKFSFRKGIQVFPEWTGKDNEGFQDDGEKGSRPSKGQVLYDYPWDKSSLKTIPIDLTQFKELDAYASKVNVRNSVANLVSALLQKAHSDLEKVRAIWMWICRHIEYDVEGYHNLDKVSCEAADVLRSGKGVCAGYSGLFEEMCSIAGIQCKKLSGYAKGAGYKPGNVFKGASDHAWNVVHLDGSWHLLDSTWGSGYADVDKKSFAFRYNEFYFLTHPALFINDHFPEDHSWQLLKRTLSLQQFERDVWYKPAFYSVGLIGTSTATSVIETENGKATVSIESRSPTLFLCDLNGAKEQCFMTLQRNGMTVEVYPQEVGTHSLDIFAKPSKSKEENYSHVLNYSLVCRSVDESFRLPKPLIQPVGPSWQSEEKGILEALPESPIIHTDDGRCVVTFTRTSDLDFFATLDSDTSRTPEDVRRRHIWTTRWGTKVELKVHLPHAGDFALHIWAKKASDPGSSHCALSYLISCPNKKVTWPVFPQSYTNWEDAFELVAPLAGVLPANRDVTFKLKLPGADGVSVECGKSRPLRLSEDGFWEGTCSTSGGSTVTVRMAKGGSNTFWSLLEYKVESH; this is translated from the exons ATGGCCTTTCATGATGGTTTATCTCGCACTCAGCAGATCCTGCTGGCAATCTtctgcttcccgctgctgccctTCTATCTCTGCTACTTGT GCTTTGCAACGAGTGAAGAGGATAAAGGGCAGCCTGACTCCCTTG ATCAAGTAGAAGAAGGGACGGTGCAGCAATCAAACAGACAGCGCAGATTAGCTG CTCGAGCCGAAGAAGGAACGGGTCAAGAAATAAACGAGAATCCCAGAATCACAG GCCATGCAGCTGAAACTCACAATGAGGATCATCTGCCGGGTGTTACCTATGAGCCTAAACAAA ATCAAATCACTGTGGAAATACATCCTAGACATAGCACATCGCGGAGCAAAAAGAAGTTCTCCTTCAGAAAAG GAATCCAGGTATTTCCCGAGTGGACAGGGAAGGACAATGAAG GGTTTCAGGATGATGGAGAAAAGGGATCAAGGCCGTCTAAGGGACAAGTTCTGTATG ATTACCCGTGGGATAAATCCAGTCTGAAAACAATACCAATCGACTTGACACAGTTTAAGGAACTGGATGCCTATGCATCAAAG GTAAATGTCAGGAATAGCGTGGCAAACCTGGTGAGTGCCTTGCTCCAAAAAGCCCACAGTGACCTGGAGAAAGTCCGAGCCATTTGGATGTGGATTTGCCGCCACATAG AATACGATGTGGAAGGCTACCATAACCTTGACAAGGTGTCTTGTGAGGCAGCTGATGTCCTTCGGTCAGGAAAAGGCGTTTGCGCTGGATATTCTGGACTCTTTGAAGAAATGTGCAG TATTGCAGGGATACAGTGCAAGAAGTTGTCAGGGTACGCCAAAGGGGCTGGGTACAAACCAGGAAACGTCTTTAAGGGAGCGAGTGATCATGCTTGGAATGTTGTCCATCTGGATGGAAGCTGGCACCTTTTGGACAGTACGTGGGGAAGTGGCTACGCGGATGTTGACAAGAAGAGCTTCGCTTTCAG GTACAATGAGTTTTACTTCCTTACCCATCCTGCTCTGTTTATTAATGATCACTTCCCAGAAGACCACAGCTGGCAGCTTCTGAAACGGACATTATCACTGCAGCAGTTTGAACGCGATGTGTGGTATAAGCCTGCGTTTTATTCAGTGGGACTGATAGGCACCTCCACGGCAACGTCAGTCATCGAAACAG AAAACGGCAAGGCAACTGTTTCCATTGAGAGTCGTTCTCCGACCCTCTTCCTTTGCGACCTCAACGGGGCAAAAGAGCAGTGCTTCATGACCCTGCAGAGGAACGGGATGACCGTGGAAGTGTATCCTCAGGAGGTGGGAACTCATAGCTTGGACATCTTCGCCAAACCTTCCAAGAGCAAGGAGGAGAACTACAGCCACGTTCTAAACTACTCCCTGGTGTGCCGATCTGTGGACGAGAGCTTCCGCTTGCCCAAACCGCTCATCCAGCCTGTGGGGCCCAGCTGGCAATCGGAGGAGAAGGGGATCCTGGAGGCTTTGCCCGAAAGCCCCATCATACACACCGACGACGGCCGCTGTGTTGTCACTTTCACTCGGACGAGTGACCTGGACTTCTTTGCCACCCTGGACTCGGATACCAGCCGCACGCCAGAGGACGTACGGAGGCGTCACATCTGGACGACTCGCTGGGGCACTAAGGTTGAGTTGAAGGTACATCTCCCTCACGCAGGGGACTTTGCTCTTCACATCTGGGCAAAGAAAGCATCTGACCCGGGAAGCAGTCACTGCGCCCTCAGCTACCTCATCTCCTGCCCAAATAAGAAGGTGACGTGGCCGGTTTTCCCACAAAGCTACACGAACTGGGAGGATGCCTTTGAGCTGGTGGCACCTCTCGCCGGGGTCCTGCCGGCCAACCGTGATGTAACGTTCAAGCTCAAGCTGCCTGGTGCAGATGGGGTGTCTGTCGAATGCGGAAAGTCTCGCCCACTGAGGCTGAGTGAAGACGGTTTCTGGGAGGGAACCTGCAGCACCTCAGGTGGCTCCACAGTGACAGTGAGAATGGCAAAAGGTGGCAGTAATACCTTCTGGTCCCTGTTGGAGTACAAAGTGGAAAGTCACTAG